Proteins encoded within one genomic window of Microbacterium sp. zg-B185:
- a CDS encoding SDR family oxidoreductase: MAKIVVIGGTGLIGSKVVAQLAEQGHEAVAASPNTGVDTISGEGLAEALTAADVVVDVSNSPSFEENAVLRFFTTSTGNLLAAERAAGVGHHVALTIVGTNRPHVIPYFRAKVAQEKLIRESGMPYSLVHATQFFEFLQSIADVSTDGETVRLPGALIQPIAAEDVATAVARTAVAEPLNADIEIAGPEVFGLDEFIRRGLAFRGDPRTVVRDDDAQYYGAKIDERTLLPVEGAQLFQTRLADWLQADSPRSR, translated from the coding sequence ATGGCGAAGATCGTTGTGATAGGCGGGACCGGGCTCATCGGGTCGAAGGTGGTGGCCCAGCTGGCAGAGCAGGGCCACGAGGCGGTCGCGGCGTCACCCAACACGGGGGTCGACACCATCAGCGGCGAGGGGCTGGCCGAAGCGCTGACCGCGGCGGATGTGGTCGTGGACGTGTCCAACTCGCCCTCGTTCGAGGAGAACGCGGTCCTGCGGTTCTTCACCACCTCGACCGGCAACCTGCTGGCCGCCGAGCGCGCCGCCGGCGTCGGTCACCACGTCGCGCTGACCATCGTCGGCACCAACCGCCCGCACGTCATCCCGTATTTCCGCGCCAAGGTCGCACAGGAGAAGTTGATCCGGGAATCGGGGATGCCCTACTCGCTCGTGCACGCGACGCAGTTCTTCGAATTCCTCCAGAGCATCGCCGACGTCTCGACGGACGGCGAAACGGTGCGTCTTCCGGGTGCCCTGATCCAGCCGATCGCGGCCGAGGATGTCGCCACCGCGGTCGCGCGCACTGCGGTGGCCGAGCCGCTGAACGCGGACATCGAGATCGCCGGTCCCGAGGTGTTCGGTCTGGACGAGTTCATCCGCCGCGGACTGGCGTTCCGCGGGGACCCGCGCACCGTCGTGCGCGACGACGACGCACAGTACTACGGCGCGAAGATCGACGAGCGGACGCTGCTTCCGGTCGAGGGCGCGCAGCTGTTCCAGACGCGCCTGGCGGACTGGCTCCAGGCCGACTCGCCCCGGTCCCGGTGA
- the ftsY gene encoding signal recognition particle-docking protein FtsY, translated as MAEKWSLGGALRGMFVRPTIDETTWEDLETALLTADFGPDITERIVAELRGKVERYRTTDPRDLQRMLKETLEEHFAKFDTTLRLTERPAVVLVVGVNGVGKTTTIGKFAKFLQRYGRSVVVGAADTFRAAAVDQLATWAERGGAAIVRPQHEGQDPASVAFQTVEYAKRTGTEIVLVDTAGRLHTKGGLMDELGKIRRVIEKQAPISEVLLVLDATTGQNGVLQAQAFLEHAGVTGLVLTKLDGSARGGFVLAVQERTGIPVKLLGQGEGIGDLTGFTPHVFAAALVD; from the coding sequence ATGGCAGAGAAGTGGTCCCTCGGGGGCGCATTGCGCGGCATGTTCGTCCGTCCGACGATCGATGAGACGACGTGGGAAGACCTTGAGACGGCGCTGCTGACCGCGGATTTCGGTCCTGATATCACCGAGCGCATCGTGGCGGAGCTGCGCGGGAAGGTCGAGCGCTACCGCACGACGGACCCGCGCGACCTGCAGCGGATGCTCAAGGAGACGCTCGAGGAGCACTTCGCGAAGTTCGACACCACCCTGCGTCTGACCGAACGACCCGCCGTCGTGCTCGTGGTGGGGGTGAACGGCGTCGGGAAGACCACGACGATCGGGAAGTTCGCGAAGTTCCTGCAGCGATACGGCCGCAGCGTCGTCGTCGGTGCGGCCGACACCTTCCGCGCCGCGGCCGTGGACCAGCTGGCCACGTGGGCCGAGCGCGGGGGAGCGGCGATCGTGCGTCCGCAGCACGAGGGCCAGGATCCGGCCTCCGTCGCCTTCCAGACCGTCGAGTACGCCAAGCGCACCGGAACCGAGATCGTGCTCGTGGACACCGCGGGCCGGCTGCACACCAAGGGTGGGCTGATGGACGAGCTCGGCAAGATCCGTCGCGTCATCGAGAAGCAGGCGCCGATCAGCGAGGTGCTCCTGGTGCTGGATGCGACCACCGGGCAGAACGGTGTCCTGCAGGCCCAGGCGTTCCTGGAGCACGCCGGCGTCACCGGGCTTGTCCTGACGAAGCTGGACGGGTCGGCGCGGGGCGGATTCGTGCTCGCGGTGCAGGAGCGCACCGGCATCCCGGTGAAGCTGCTCGGCCAGGGCGAGGGGATCGGCGATCTGACCGGATTCACGCCGCACGTGTTCGCCGCTGCCCTCGTGGACTGA
- a CDS encoding DUF2004 domain-containing protein yields MAIEHDYFGLLESGPDGSIFWSENVDLGDQTVTVDLTAPDQDDVSEAALDVAASLISSIESIDHTARNAMVSELDDRTSEVIEYILHQQETLGDDLEELLVDISGDTQVDVIRSLQLMSMTILADEHGGADPFAVLEYALDPDATDDVILVNLDSDGAVLSVTSAD; encoded by the coding sequence ATGGCGATTGAGCACGATTACTTCGGACTCCTGGAGTCCGGCCCGGACGGGTCGATCTTCTGGTCCGAGAACGTCGATCTCGGGGATCAGACGGTGACCGTCGATCTCACCGCGCCCGACCAGGACGACGTGTCCGAGGCCGCCCTGGACGTCGCGGCGAGCCTGATCTCATCGATAGAGTCCATCGACCACACGGCGCGCAACGCGATGGTGTCCGAGCTTGATGACCGCACCAGTGAGGTGATCGAGTACATCCTCCATCAGCAGGAGACCCTCGGCGACGACCTCGAAGAGCTGCTGGTGGACATCTCCGGCGACACCCAGGTCGATGTGATCCGCTCCCTGCAGCTGATGAGCATGACGATCCTCGCCGACGAGCACGGCGGTGCGGATCCGTTCGCGGTGCTCGAATACGCACTGGACCCGGATGCCACCGACGACGTCATCCTGGTCAACCTGGACTCGGACGGCGCCGTTCTGTCGGTCACCAGCGCCGACTGA
- the lipA gene encoding lipoyl synthase, which yields MSGCATGGAGAAAPASAPGGRKLLRLEVRNAQTPIERKPEWIKTRAKLGPEYTALHSLVKDEGLHTVCQEAGCPNIYECWEDREATFLIGGSQCTRRCDFCQIDTGKPADYDRDEPRRVAESVQKMQLRYATVTGVARDDLPDEGAWLHAETVRRIHADNPGTGVEILATDFSGDPELLRVVFESRPEVFAHNVETVPRIFKRIRPAFRYERSLDVLTRARDFGLITKSNLILGMGEEPTEVVQALQDLHDAGTDIITITQYLRPSPRHLPVDRWVKPQEFVQFKQEAERIGFLGVLAGPLVRSSYRAGRLWAQSMISKGRDIPQELAHLARDIADEGLTFAQAV from the coding sequence ATGAGCGGGTGCGCGACGGGCGGCGCCGGCGCCGCCGCTCCCGCCTCCGCGCCGGGCGGCCGGAAGCTGCTGCGGCTGGAGGTGCGCAACGCGCAGACGCCGATCGAGCGGAAGCCGGAGTGGATCAAGACCCGGGCCAAGTTGGGCCCCGAGTACACCGCGCTGCACTCCCTGGTCAAGGACGAGGGTCTGCACACCGTGTGCCAGGAGGCCGGCTGCCCCAACATCTACGAGTGCTGGGAGGACCGGGAGGCGACCTTCCTGATCGGCGGGTCGCAGTGCACGCGCCGCTGCGACTTCTGCCAGATCGACACCGGCAAGCCCGCCGATTACGACAGGGACGAGCCGCGGCGGGTCGCCGAGAGCGTGCAGAAGATGCAGCTGCGCTACGCCACGGTGACCGGCGTGGCGCGCGATGATCTTCCGGATGAGGGCGCCTGGCTGCACGCCGAGACGGTGCGCCGCATCCACGCCGACAATCCGGGCACCGGCGTCGAGATCCTCGCCACGGACTTCTCCGGCGATCCCGAGCTGCTGCGCGTCGTGTTCGAGTCACGGCCCGAGGTGTTCGCGCACAACGTCGAGACGGTCCCGCGCATCTTCAAGCGCATCCGCCCGGCGTTCCGCTACGAGCGCTCGCTGGACGTGCTCACGCGGGCCCGCGATTTCGGCCTCATCACCAAGTCGAACCTGATCCTCGGGATGGGTGAGGAGCCCACCGAGGTGGTGCAGGCGCTGCAGGACCTGCACGATGCGGGCACGGACATCATCACCATCACGCAGTATCTGCGCCCGTCGCCGCGTCACCTGCCGGTGGACCGGTGGGTCAAGCCCCAGGAGTTCGTCCAGTTCAAGCAGGAGGCCGAGCGCATCGGCTTCCTCGGCGTCCTGGCCGGCCCGCTGGTGCGCTCGTCGTATCGGGCGGGGCGGCTGTGGGCGCAGTCGATGATCTCGAAGGGGCGGGACATTCCGCAGGAGCTGGCGCACCTGGCGCGGGACATCGCCGATGAGGGGCTGACGTTCGCCCAGGCGGTGTGA
- the lipB gene encoding lipoyl(octanoyl) transferase LipB → MLDVITAGLAPHYVPYHEGWELQRRVHAEVVSGDRPDTLLLLEHEAVFTAGRRTQAHERPTDGTPVIDVDRGGKITWHGPGQLVGYPIVRLPEPVDVVAHVRRLERLLIDALRLHGVAGHRVEGRSGVWVGRPLSEDKIAAIGVRVEKGVTMHGFAVNCDNTLAGFRGIIPCGITDAGVTTVREVVGGDVAPADIADSIAAVFAAEYSGVLA, encoded by the coding sequence ATGCTCGATGTCATCACCGCCGGCCTGGCCCCCCACTACGTGCCCTACCACGAGGGCTGGGAGCTGCAGCGGCGCGTCCACGCCGAGGTGGTCTCCGGCGACCGACCCGACACGCTGCTGCTGCTCGAGCACGAGGCCGTCTTCACCGCCGGACGGCGCACGCAGGCGCACGAACGGCCCACCGACGGGACCCCGGTCATCGACGTGGACCGCGGCGGCAAGATCACCTGGCACGGACCCGGACAGCTCGTCGGATACCCGATCGTGCGGCTGCCCGAGCCCGTCGACGTCGTCGCCCACGTCCGACGGCTGGAGCGGCTGCTGATCGATGCGCTGCGCCTGCACGGTGTCGCGGGACACCGCGTCGAAGGCCGCAGCGGGGTGTGGGTGGGCCGACCGCTGTCCGAGGACAAGATCGCGGCGATCGGGGTGCGTGTGGAGAAGGGCGTCACGATGCACGGCTTCGCGGTCAACTGCGACAACACCCTTGCCGGATTCCGCGGCATCATCCCGTGCGGCATCACCGATGCCGGGGTCACCACCGTCAGAGAGGTGGTCGGCGGCGACGTCGCGCCGGCCGATATCGCGGACTCGATCGCGGCGGTCTTCGCTGCCGAGTACTCGGGGGTGCTCGCATGA
- a CDS encoding TetR family transcriptional regulator — MNADSRTGRPRASSRETLAEAACELFLEQGYDATSIADIAQRAGVSRSSFFNYFASKGDILWSGLDERVAQLQVRLAEDQTADAAADARAATAAIAADFAPDSLALALVNADAMGLADELEREASLRRSRIARTVSDRLRRSGADRLHAEVLGAAFGGAVLAALHVWADDGAGRTPLPRILAAALDAVRGVTAGAPGTVRQLRVVVEAADYDSALRFYRDEVGMPEREAYQGDGDARVVILGAGEATLELANAAQVSLIDRVETDGGSSDRVRLALEVEDTAATVERLVRAGARVEASARETPWRSVNARLRGPADLQITIFQELGEDRTAGRLA; from the coding sequence ATGAACGCCGATTCGCGGACCGGCCGGCCGCGCGCCTCTTCGCGCGAGACCCTCGCCGAAGCCGCCTGCGAGCTCTTCCTCGAGCAGGGGTACGACGCGACATCGATCGCGGACATCGCGCAGCGGGCAGGTGTCAGCAGATCCAGCTTCTTCAACTACTTCGCCTCCAAGGGCGACATCCTCTGGTCCGGTCTGGACGAGCGCGTCGCGCAGCTGCAGGTGCGCCTCGCGGAGGATCAGACCGCCGACGCCGCGGCCGATGCGCGCGCGGCCACGGCTGCGATCGCCGCGGATTTCGCGCCGGACAGTCTTGCGCTGGCACTGGTCAACGCCGATGCCATGGGACTGGCCGACGAGCTGGAGCGCGAGGCGTCGCTGCGCCGGTCACGGATCGCCCGGACCGTGTCGGACCGGCTGCGGCGCTCCGGCGCGGACCGCCTGCACGCCGAGGTGCTCGGCGCCGCGTTCGGCGGTGCCGTGCTGGCGGCGCTGCACGTGTGGGCGGACGACGGAGCCGGGCGCACGCCCCTGCCCCGCATCCTCGCCGCGGCCCTGGATGCCGTCCGCGGCGTGACCGCGGGCGCGCCCGGCACGGTGCGACAACTGCGCGTCGTCGTCGAGGCCGCCGATTACGATTCCGCCCTGCGGTTCTACCGCGACGAGGTGGGGATGCCCGAGCGGGAGGCGTACCAGGGTGACGGCGATGCCCGGGTCGTCATCCTGGGTGCCGGTGAGGCGACCCTCGAGCTGGCCAACGCCGCTCAGGTGTCCCTGATCGATCGGGTCGAGACCGACGGTGGTTCCAGCGACCGGGTTCGCCTCGCGCTCGAGGTCGAGGACACCGCCGCGACGGTCGAGCGGCTGGTGCGGGCCGGGGCCCGGGTGGAGGCCTCCGCGCGGGAGACCCCGTGGCGATCCGTCAACGCGCGTCTGCGGGGCCCGGCCGACCTGCAGATCACGATCTTCCAGGAGCTCGGCGAAGATCGAACCGCCGGTCGCCTCGCGTAA
- the ffh gene encoding signal recognition particle protein has protein sequence MATFGTLSDRLTDTFRNLRTKGKLSPADVDGTVREIRRALLDADVALPVVKDFTAKVRERALGDEVSKALNPAQQVVQIVNEELVGILGGQQRRLQFAKTPPTVIMLAGLQGSGKTTFAGKLAKMLEKEGHTPLLIAADLQRPNAVNQLQVVAGQAGAAIYAPEPGNGVGDPVKVARDGVEVARRQQHDVVIIDTAGRLGVDAEMMKQASDIRKATDPDEVLFVIDALTGQDAVNTAKAFQAGVDFTGVVLSKLDGDSRGGAALSVASVTGRPIIYASTGEGLDDLEPFHPDRMASRILDLGDILTLIEQAQQAFDEEEAMKMAEKLATDSFTLEDFLDQMQQLKKMGSMKKMLGMLPGMGNMKQQLDEFDEKDLGRTEAIIRSMTPIERRNPKVLNGSRRLRIARGSGMTVTDVNALVNRFEQAAKMMKTVARGGTPNIPGMGPIPGTRPGASAKRGKQQKAKGSRSGNPAKRAAENAGIAASTPAEPTGSGFGLGGAKGAPSEAELAQLQKLLGRG, from the coding sequence ATGGCAACCTTCGGCACGCTCTCAGATCGCCTCACCGACACCTTCCGGAACCTCCGCACGAAGGGCAAGCTGAGCCCCGCGGACGTGGACGGAACGGTCCGGGAGATCCGCCGCGCCCTGCTGGATGCGGACGTGGCCCTGCCCGTGGTGAAGGACTTCACCGCCAAGGTGCGCGAGCGGGCGCTGGGCGACGAGGTCAGCAAGGCGCTGAACCCGGCCCAGCAGGTCGTGCAGATCGTCAACGAGGAGCTCGTCGGGATCCTCGGTGGACAGCAGCGCCGACTGCAGTTCGCCAAGACGCCGCCGACGGTCATCATGCTCGCCGGGCTGCAGGGCTCGGGCAAGACCACGTTCGCCGGCAAGCTCGCCAAGATGCTGGAGAAGGAAGGCCACACTCCGCTGCTGATCGCCGCGGACCTGCAGCGTCCGAACGCGGTGAACCAGCTGCAGGTCGTCGCCGGCCAGGCCGGCGCGGCGATCTACGCACCCGAGCCGGGCAACGGCGTCGGCGATCCGGTCAAGGTCGCTCGCGACGGCGTCGAGGTGGCGCGGCGCCAACAGCACGACGTCGTGATCATCGACACCGCCGGACGACTCGGTGTGGACGCGGAGATGATGAAGCAGGCCTCCGACATCCGCAAGGCGACCGACCCGGACGAGGTGCTGTTCGTCATCGACGCGCTGACCGGTCAGGATGCGGTCAACACGGCCAAGGCGTTCCAGGCGGGTGTGGACTTCACCGGCGTGGTGCTGTCCAAGCTGGACGGCGACTCGCGCGGTGGTGCGGCGCTGTCCGTGGCATCCGTCACCGGACGCCCGATCATCTACGCGTCCACCGGCGAGGGGCTGGACGACCTGGAGCCGTTCCACCCGGACCGCATGGCCTCGCGGATCCTCGACCTCGGCGACATCCTGACCCTCATCGAGCAGGCGCAGCAGGCCTTCGACGAGGAAGAGGCCATGAAGATGGCCGAGAAGCTGGCCACGGACAGCTTCACCCTCGAGGACTTCCTCGACCAGATGCAGCAGCTCAAGAAGATGGGCTCGATGAAGAAGATGCTGGGGATGCTCCCCGGCATGGGCAACATGAAGCAGCAGCTCGATGAGTTCGACGAGAAGGACCTCGGCCGCACCGAAGCCATCATCCGCTCGATGACGCCCATCGAACGCCGCAACCCCAAGGTGCTCAACGGGTCGCGCCGGCTGCGCATCGCCCGCGGCTCGGGCATGACCGTGACCGATGTCAACGCGCTGGTGAACCGGTTCGAGCAGGCGGCCAAGATGATGAAGACCGTCGCACGCGGCGGCACCCCGAACATCCCGGGCATGGGCCCCATCCCCGGCACCCGCCCGGGCGCGTCGGCCAAGCGCGGCAAGCAGCAGAAGGCGAAGGGTTCCCGGTCCGGAAACCCGGCCAAGCGCGCCGCCGAGAACGCCGGCATCGCGGCATCCACCCCCGCCGAGCCCACGGGTTCGGGATTCGGGCTGGGCGGGGCCAAGGGCGCCCCGAGCGAAGCCGAGCTGGCCCAACTGCAGAAGCTCCTCGGCCGCGGGTAG
- a CDS encoding glutamate--cysteine ligase has translation MTVPFATSSRSSVGLEWELMLADGESGDLVPRAPELIAALEESTALERYTVTGELLTNTVEVTSGIGSTVAAAVDDIADAIAAIRTVTNPMEVELLCAGSHPFAQWYDQQVTDKTRYHKLIERTQWWGRNMMIWGIHVHVGVEDVNKVFPIINALAVYLPHLQALSASSPFWAGERTGYASNRSLVFQQLPTAGLPWPLQDWAQFEAYLHDMVTTGVIADATEVRWDIRPAPRWGTIEVRACDGMSTLPELAAVASLVQVLVEHFSRELDEGRELPSIQPWFVRENKWRAARYGLDARIIVDSAGTQRPVLDHLRETMAELEDIAVELKCAREFTGLEAIMTQGASYARQALVADAADGDLREVVQHLIREFRAGPTLREHLASLRR, from the coding sequence ATGACGGTGCCCTTCGCGACCTCCTCCCGCTCGTCGGTGGGCCTGGAGTGGGAGCTGATGCTGGCCGACGGTGAGAGCGGCGACCTGGTCCCCCGCGCGCCGGAGCTGATCGCCGCGCTCGAGGAGAGCACGGCGCTGGAGCGCTACACGGTGACCGGGGAGCTGCTGACCAACACGGTCGAGGTGACCAGCGGAATCGGAAGCACGGTCGCCGCGGCGGTGGACGACATCGCGGATGCGATCGCCGCGATCCGCACCGTGACCAATCCCATGGAGGTCGAGCTCCTGTGCGCGGGGAGTCACCCGTTCGCGCAGTGGTACGACCAGCAGGTCACCGACAAGACCCGGTACCACAAGCTCATCGAGCGCACCCAGTGGTGGGGGCGGAACATGATGATCTGGGGCATCCACGTCCACGTCGGCGTGGAGGACGTGAACAAGGTCTTCCCGATCATCAACGCCCTCGCGGTGTACCTGCCGCACCTCCAGGCGCTGTCCGCGTCCAGCCCGTTCTGGGCCGGCGAGCGCACCGGCTACGCGTCGAACCGGTCCCTGGTCTTCCAGCAGCTTCCCACCGCGGGACTGCCCTGGCCGCTGCAGGACTGGGCGCAGTTCGAGGCCTACCTGCACGACATGGTCACCACCGGCGTCATCGCCGATGCGACCGAGGTGCGCTGGGACATCCGCCCGGCTCCCCGCTGGGGGACGATCGAGGTGCGCGCGTGCGACGGCATGTCGACCCTTCCGGAACTGGCGGCGGTGGCCTCGCTGGTGCAGGTGCTGGTCGAGCACTTCTCGCGCGAGCTGGACGAAGGACGCGAGTTGCCGTCGATCCAGCCGTGGTTCGTGCGCGAGAACAAGTGGCGCGCCGCGCGCTACGGCCTGGATGCGCGGATCATCGTGGACAGCGCGGGGACGCAGCGTCCGGTCCTCGACCATCTGCGCGAGACGATGGCGGAGCTGGAGGACATCGCCGTCGAGCTCAAATGCGCACGGGAGTTCACCGGCCTGGAGGCGATCATGACGCAGGGCGCCAGCTACGCGCGCCAGGCTCTGGTGGCGGATGCCGCAGACGGAGACCTGCGGGAGGTCGTGCAGCATCTGATCCGCGAGTTCCGCGCCGGTCCCACGCTGCGCGAGCACCTGGCCTCGCTGCGCCGCTGA
- the rpsP gene encoding 30S ribosomal protein S16: MAVKIRLKRLGKIRAPYYRIVVADSRTKRDGRVIEEIGKYHPTEEPSFIEVDSDRAQYWLSVGAQPTEQVAALLKLTGDWGRFKGDENAVSTVKVAAPKVPFEVDSSKKVVIKPKADKTPAAEAVADAATDAE; encoded by the coding sequence GTGGCTGTCAAGATCCGTCTCAAGCGCCTGGGCAAGATCCGTGCGCCGTATTACCGCATCGTCGTCGCCGACTCGCGCACCAAGCGCGATGGTCGTGTCATCGAAGAGATCGGCAAGTACCACCCCACCGAGGAGCCCTCGTTCATCGAGGTCGACTCAGACCGTGCGCAGTACTGGCTCAGCGTCGGCGCGCAGCCGACCGAGCAGGTCGCGGCGCTGCTGAAGCTGACCGGTGACTGGGGCAGGTTCAAGGGCGACGAGAACGCGGTCTCGACCGTGAAGGTCGCCGCGCCCAAGGTCCCGTTCGAGGTCGACTCCTCGAAGAAGGTCGTCATCAAGCCCAAGGCTGACAAGACGCCCGCCGCCGAGGCAGTCGCCGACGCCGCGACCGACGCAGAGTAA
- a CDS encoding RNA-binding protein: MLAAALEHVVKGIVDHPDDVAIRSSTSPRGDVLEVHVHPDDRGRVIGRGGRTAKALRTLITALADGRRVRVDVADD; encoded by the coding sequence GTGCTCGCCGCCGCGCTCGAGCACGTCGTCAAGGGGATCGTGGATCACCCGGACGACGTGGCCATCCGCTCCTCGACGTCCCCTCGCGGGGACGTCCTCGAGGTGCACGTGCACCCCGACGATCGGGGCCGCGTGATCGGGCGCGGCGGACGCACGGCGAAAGCCCTGCGCACGCTGATCACTGCACTCGCAGACGGCCGGCGCGTTCGCGTCGACGTCGCGGACGACTGA
- the rimM gene encoding ribosome maturation factor RimM (Essential for efficient processing of 16S rRNA) gives MADPDDSTQARPPKAAKTQLRVGRLVKAHGLKGALKLELYTDDPEGRFTPGATFTLQVPESSPWHGKVLTVREFRWMNSHAIAFFEGVDDRAGAEELVRAILWIDQDPADIPTEDDAWYDHQLIGLDVVRDGEVVGRVVRIDHFPAQDLLTVRVRGDQEVLVPFVKAIVPEVDIAGGRVLVTPPPGLFEDLPGDDDDATPAVASESGSAAAPADEDDSAGA, from the coding sequence GTGGCCGACCCCGACGACTCCACTCAGGCCCGTCCGCCCAAGGCGGCCAAGACCCAGCTGCGGGTCGGGCGCCTGGTCAAGGCGCACGGGCTCAAGGGCGCACTCAAGCTCGAGCTCTACACCGACGATCCCGAAGGCCGCTTCACGCCCGGTGCGACGTTCACCCTCCAGGTGCCCGAGTCATCCCCCTGGCATGGCAAGGTGCTCACCGTGCGTGAGTTCCGGTGGATGAACAGCCATGCCATCGCCTTCTTCGAGGGCGTCGATGACCGCGCCGGTGCGGAGGAACTGGTTCGAGCGATCCTCTGGATCGATCAGGATCCCGCCGACATCCCCACCGAAGACGACGCGTGGTACGACCATCAGCTCATCGGACTGGATGTGGTCCGCGACGGCGAGGTCGTGGGCCGCGTCGTCCGCATCGATCACTTCCCCGCGCAGGACCTGCTGACCGTCCGCGTCCGCGGCGATCAGGAAGTGCTCGTGCCGTTCGTCAAGGCCATCGTCCCCGAGGTCGACATCGCGGGCGGCCGCGTCCTCGTGACGCCCCCGCCCGGGCTGTTCGAGGATCTTCCCGGCGATGACGACGACGCGACACCGGCCGTCGCTTCCGAGTCCGGCTCCGCAGCCGCCCCGGCGGACGAGGACGACTCCGCGGGGGCGTGA
- the trmD gene encoding tRNA (guanosine(37)-N1)-methyltransferase TrmD produces the protein MRIDVVSIFPAFFDVLEVSLLGRARGNGLLDVRVHDLRDWTHDRHRTVDDTPYGGGAGMVMKPEPWGEALDAIAAEAATAAPDSRPVFVFPSPAGELFTQATARELAGRPHLVFGCGRYEGIDERVFAHAASLGEVRLLSLGDYVLNGGEVAAMAMIEAVGRLIPGVVGNPASLVEESHEDGLLEYPSYTKPASWRGLDVPPVLLSGNHGAIAEWRRQQQLARTRERRPDLLSAGE, from the coding sequence GTGCGCATAGACGTCGTCTCGATCTTCCCGGCCTTCTTCGACGTCCTCGAGGTGTCCCTGCTGGGCAGGGCGCGGGGCAACGGCCTGCTGGACGTGCGCGTCCACGATCTGCGCGACTGGACGCACGACCGGCATCGCACCGTGGACGACACGCCCTACGGCGGCGGAGCCGGCATGGTCATGAAGCCCGAGCCGTGGGGCGAAGCGCTGGACGCGATCGCGGCGGAGGCGGCCACCGCCGCGCCCGACTCCCGTCCCGTGTTCGTCTTCCCCTCGCCGGCGGGCGAACTGTTCACCCAGGCGACGGCCCGCGAACTGGCCGGCCGCCCGCACCTGGTCTTCGGCTGCGGCCGCTATGAGGGGATCGACGAGCGGGTCTTCGCACACGCGGCCTCCCTCGGCGAGGTGCGTCTGCTCAGCCTGGGCGACTACGTCCTGAACGGCGGAGAGGTCGCCGCGATGGCGATGATCGAGGCGGTCGGCCGGCTCATCCCGGGGGTCGTCGGAAATCCCGCGAGCCTGGTCGAGGAATCCCACGAGGACGGCCTGCTCGAGTACCCGTCGTACACGAAACCGGCCTCCTGGCGCGGCTTGGACGTGCCGCCGGTGCTGCTCAGCGGCAACCACGGCGCGATCGCCGAGTGGCGCCGCCAGCAGCAGCTGGCCCGCACGAGGGAACGCCGACCGGACCTCCTCTCCGCCGGGGAGTGA